A genomic segment from Takifugu rubripes chromosome 20, fTakRub1.2, whole genome shotgun sequence encodes:
- the plpp6 gene encoding polyisoprenoid diphosphate/phosphate phosphohydrolase PLPP6 has protein sequence MPSPKAKNPNRSGGSPVLGGTGGRCDFMPLTKPLNRPSPQSHLLQRQGSDPTTARLRASESPTRRRGSSSSTGSASGQGLSDEDGIRLNPTFLGVALSSLLAVDLWLSKRMGVCACEDSSWGSVRPLMKLIEISGHGVPWLAGTAYCLYKSDTVAGQEVMLNLLIGLLLDLVLVAMVKGVVRRPRPTYNRMDMFATVSVDRYSFPSGHATRAAMCGRFLLAHLVLAAPLRVLVLLWTGLVGLSRVLLGRHNVTDVMFGFWMGYCQYNLVEMLWLSPQTLLGQLT, from the exons ATGCCCTCTCCTAAAGCTAAAAATCCAAATCGTAGCGGTGGAAGCCCGGTGCTTGGAGGTACCGGCGGCCGCTGCGACTTCATGCCGCTGACGAAGCCGCTGAACCGTCCGTCACCACAGTCGCACCTGCTCCAGCGGCAGGGATCCGACCCGACCACCGCCCGTCTCCGAGCCTCGGAGAGCCCCACTCGTCGACggggctccagctcctccacggGCTCGGCGAGTGGTCAGGGGCTGTCAGACGAGGATGGCATACGGCTAAACCCCACTTTCCTGGGCGTCGCGCTCAGCTCTCTTCTCGCCGTCGACCTGTGGCTTTCTAAGCGGATGGGGGTCTGTGCCTGCGAGGACTCGTCCTGGGGGAGCGTCCGACCTCTGATGAAGCTGATTGAGATATCTGGACACGGCGTCCCTTGGCTGGCTGGCACTGCCTACTGTCTGTACAAGAGTGACACTGTTGCGGGCCAGGAAGTGATGCTGAACCTCCTCATAG GATTGTTGCTGGATCTTgtcctggttgccatggttaaAGGCGTGGTTCGCCGACCCCGGCCGACGTACAACCGCATGGACATGTTCGCCACCGTTTCCGTGGACCGCTACTCCTTCCCTTCGGGCCACGCCACCCGTGCAGCCATGTGTGGACGGTTCCTCCTGGCTCATTTGGTGCTGGCAGCGCCGCTGAGGGTCCTCGTCCTGCTGTGGACGGGCCTGGTGGGCCTGAGTCGAGTGCTGCTGGGCAGACACAATGTGACTGACGTGATGTTTGGGTTCTGGATGGGATATTGCCAGTATAATCTGGTGGAGATGCTGTGGCTCTCCCCTCAAACCCTCCTGGGACAGTTAACATAA
- the prdx6 gene encoding peroxiredoxin-6, giving the protein MPGILLGDEFPNFEANTTIGRIKFHDFLGSSWGILFSHPKDFTPVCTTELARAAKLSGEFKKRDVKMIALSVDSVEDHCSWSKDVMALNTEPDSPLPYPIIADDKRHLSVQLGMLDPDELDKDGIPLTARCVFVIGPDKKLKLSILYPATTGRNFDELLRVIDSLQLTAQKKVATPVDWKPGDKVMVIPSLSDAEAAALFPSGVTTKPMPSGKSYLRYTQP; this is encoded by the exons ATGCCTGGAATTCTGCTCGGAGACGAGTTCCCCAACTTCGAGGCGAACACAACCATCGGCAGGATCAAGTTCCACGACTTCCTGGGCAGCTC ctgggGTATTCTCTTTTCCCACCCGAAGGACTTCACCCCTGTCTGCACCACAGAGCTGGCCCGAGCTGCCAAGCTCAGCGGCGAGTTCAAGAAGAGAGATGTGAAGATGATCGCTTTGTCCGTCGACAGTGTTGAGGATCACTGCAGCTGGAgcaag GATGTGATGGCCTTAAACACTGAGCCTGACAGTCCTCTGCCATACCCCATCATCGCTGATGATAAGAGGCATTTGTCTGTCCAGCTGGGCATGCTGGACCCTGATGAGCTGGATAAGGATGGAATCCCCCTCACGGCTCGCTGC GTGTTTGTGATTGGCCCGGACAAGAAGCTGAAGCTGTCCATCCTCTACCCCGCGACCACGGGAAGGAACTTCGACGAGCTGCTCCGCGTGATCGACTCCCTGCAGCTCACTGCGCAGAAGAAGGTGGCCACACCTGTAGATTGGAAG CCAGGTGACAAGGTCATGGTCATCCCCTCGCTCTCAgacgctgaagctgctgctctctttCCCAGCGGCGTGACCACTAAACCCATGCCTTCCGGGAAGTCGTACCTGCGCTACACCCAGCCCTGA